In a genomic window of beta proteobacterium MWH-UniP1:
- a CDS encoding histidine phosphatase family protein, with amino-acid sequence MKTTIWLVRHGETDWNASRRLQGSTDIALNALGHAQAASVAKRLGSVVLDAIYTSPLARTTQTAAPLAAYQQRSVQLVPAMAERDFGVFQGLTPEEISRRYPDDYRRWQDRDPEFCPQGGESLVDFRGRVETGIREIVGQHPGQTVAVFSHGGVLDMIYRLANQIDLQASRHWPIPNAGIQRLLASDFSLEVLDWGITDHLDGPTARDELRGIS; translated from the coding sequence TTGAAAACAACCATCTGGCTGGTGCGGCACGGTGAGACAGACTGGAATGCCTCTCGGCGTCTTCAGGGCAGCACTGACATTGCCTTAAATGCATTGGGCCATGCCCAGGCAGCTTCGGTAGCCAAACGGCTTGGTTCAGTTGTGTTAGATGCGATCTATACAAGCCCGCTGGCACGCACCACGCAGACGGCTGCCCCACTGGCGGCCTATCAGCAACGTTCGGTTCAGCTGGTGCCCGCGATGGCCGAGCGTGACTTCGGTGTGTTTCAGGGGTTAACGCCCGAAGAAATATCGCGCCGGTATCCAGACGACTATCGTCGTTGGCAAGACCGTGACCCAGAGTTTTGCCCCCAGGGCGGCGAGTCATTGGTGGATTTTCGTGGCCGTGTGGAAACGGGCATCCGAGAAATTGTTGGCCAACACCCCGGTCAAACCGTGGCTGTGTTTAGCCATGGGGGCGTGTTAGACATGATCTATCGTTTGGCCAATCAGATCGATCTTCAAGCGTCTCGGCACTGGCCGATTCCAAACGCAGGCATTCAGCGGTTACTGGCCTCTGATTTTTCTCTAGAAGTGCTTGATTGGGGAATTACAGACCACCTCGATGGTCCAACGGCTCGAGATGAACTTCGAGGGATCTCTTAA